One stretch of Campylobacter sp. DNA includes these proteins:
- the fldA gene encoding flavodoxin FldA, which translates to MVGIIFGSSMGNTEDAAKLISEKLGIENELKNVADIAPADLNKYTALIIGSSTWNDGELQDDWAGFDFSALDVAGKTVAIFGMGDSSSYSDAYCNAMRELYDNFKKAGANIVGAVPTDGYEFDESKAVVDGKFVGLALDNDNQSDLTESRIEAWVAQIAPSFK; encoded by the coding sequence ATGGTTGGAATTATTTTTGGAAGCTCGATGGGCAATACTGAGGACGCCGCGAAGCTGATCTCAGAAAAGCTAGGCATAGAAAACGAGCTAAAAAACGTTGCGGACATCGCGCCTGCAGATCTAAATAAATACACTGCGCTCATCATCGGCAGCTCTACATGGAACGACGGAGAGTTGCAGGACGACTGGGCGGGCTTTGATTTCTCAGCCCTTGATGTCGCGGGCAAGACCGTCGCGATTTTTGGTATGGGCGATAGCTCGAGCTACAGCGATGCGTATTGCAACGCAATGCGCGAGCTATACGACAACTTCAAAAAAGCGGGTGCAAATATCGTAGGTGCAGTGCCTACCGACGGATATGAATTTGACGAGAGCAAGGCCGTAGTGGACGGCAAATTCGTAGGTCTCGCGCTAGACAATGACAATCAAAGCGATCTCACCGAGAGCCGCATCGAGGCGTGGGTAGCGCAGATCGCTCCATCTTTTAAATAG
- a CDS encoding acyl-[ACP]--phospholipid O-acyltransferase, whose protein sequence is MKSLLKINGFLPFLAIMFINASVDLGHKITIQNVLVKSADSGALIALTSLVNLLILLPYIFLFSASGYLNDKFSRTRITRVCAKLGVALTALITLGYLCGWFYFAFFMTILLAAQSAIYSPAKYGLIKKIVGAKNLGAANGLVQALTIIAILLSSLVFSVIFELFAARSSDAGELMSSVWFIGVLLVAGSVLETYYSYKIPFFDAAQPQAEFNKDDYLKLRYLRQNLNFVLKDKNVLLCTLGLAMFWAVSQLVIATFPAHYKSLSGSDNVMVIQVILALSAIGIALGSIFAGSYCKKHIELGIVPFGAFGLALALMVLANTHSVFWLGAASFFFGFSGGIFIVPLNAVIQFFTADERMGRVLAGSNFIQNIFMVLFLLIAIILVHFAVASGEIFVMAALYVLICGIFGAKYLPQLFVRILLIPFMKFGYQVHVDGVENIPQKGGVLLLGNHISWIDWAVVQLACPRGVRFVMHRSYYDLWYLKWFFKIFRVIPIGAGVSKSAIESIREALNAGEVVGLFPEGHISYNGRIDEFQGGFELAAHDTNSVIVPFYIRGLWGSTFSRASEHYKRTISQSGKNALRVSFGAPIEANSKAHEVKRAVTELSFFSWGKYLASLKPLAYNWLNQAKRSPFKRVAVDSTGVSFTNLAMMSAVLILRKRLKSRISSEENVGIILPSSVIASAVNLTLFAMGKTSVNLNYTLSEENLIYCADKANIRTIISSRKFVEKLKSKGFELDSSIGDRLVYLEDLSEGVSKNERIACALKSLLMPKILFRALYFKPHAIDDVATILFSSGSEGKPKGVVLTHKNIMANVRQISELINANEHDAILASLPIFHCFGLTVTTLFPLNDGILSIHVPDPTDAFSVGKMSAKYGATIMFGTSTFFRLYTKNKRLNPLMLASIRLAIAGAEKLNENVRKEFKIKFGIEIYEGYGTTETAPVVSVNTPNVLEPDFFKELHFNREKSVGLPLAGTVIKITDPTSLQPLPNGQEGLILIGGHQVMKEYYDEPAKTAEAIAQINGVRYYKSGDIGYIDDDGFLFITDRLSRFAKIGGEMISLGAVESAVGEILGESAIYSCVNLKDEKKGEKIALLYVGEVSEDEISRRLKDSALAPIMQPSVVKKVEQIPVLGSGKVNLKAVKDLAIELGL, encoded by the coding sequence GTGAAATCTTTATTAAAAATCAACGGATTTTTGCCGTTTTTGGCGATTATGTTTATCAACGCAAGCGTTGATCTGGGCCATAAGATCACGATTCAAAACGTCCTTGTCAAAAGCGCCGATTCAGGCGCTCTCATCGCTCTAACATCGCTTGTAAATTTGCTGATTTTGCTGCCTTACATATTTCTTTTTAGCGCCAGCGGCTATCTCAACGATAAATTCTCGCGCACCCGCATTACGCGGGTCTGCGCGAAACTCGGCGTCGCGCTTACCGCGCTCATTACGCTAGGTTATCTGTGCGGATGGTTTTATTTCGCATTTTTTATGACGATCCTGCTTGCGGCGCAAAGTGCGATCTACTCGCCCGCTAAATACGGCTTGATTAAAAAAATCGTCGGCGCGAAAAATTTAGGCGCGGCAAACGGCCTCGTGCAGGCGCTTACCATCATCGCGATTCTGCTTTCATCGCTTGTTTTTTCGGTAATTTTCGAGCTGTTTGCAGCTCGCAGCAGCGACGCGGGCGAGCTGATGAGCTCGGTTTGGTTCATCGGCGTGCTTTTGGTCGCGGGCTCCGTGCTTGAAACATACTACTCGTATAAAATTCCATTCTTCGACGCCGCGCAGCCACAGGCGGAATTTAATAAAGACGACTATCTTAAACTTCGCTATCTAAGGCAAAATTTAAATTTTGTGCTAAAAGACAAAAACGTCCTGCTCTGTACGCTGGGACTTGCGATGTTTTGGGCAGTCTCACAGCTCGTGATCGCGACCTTTCCCGCTCACTACAAGAGCCTTAGCGGCAGCGACAACGTAATGGTGATCCAGGTGATCTTGGCGCTTAGTGCGATCGGAATCGCGCTAGGCTCGATCTTTGCGGGCAGCTACTGCAAAAAACATATCGAGCTCGGTATCGTGCCGTTCGGCGCATTCGGGCTTGCGCTCGCGCTAATGGTGCTAGCCAACACGCACTCGGTATTTTGGCTCGGTGCGGCATCGTTTTTCTTCGGATTTAGCGGCGGAATTTTCATCGTACCGCTCAACGCCGTAATTCAGTTTTTTACCGCCGACGAGCGCATGGGGCGGGTGCTTGCAGGCTCAAATTTTATCCAAAATATCTTTATGGTGCTATTTTTGCTCATCGCCATCATCTTGGTGCATTTTGCAGTCGCCAGCGGCGAAATTTTCGTTATGGCTGCTCTTTACGTTCTTATCTGCGGGATCTTCGGCGCAAAATATCTGCCGCAGCTTTTCGTTAGAATTTTACTCATTCCGTTTATGAAATTCGGCTACCAGGTCCACGTAGACGGCGTCGAAAACATCCCACAAAAAGGCGGCGTACTGCTTTTAGGAAACCACATCAGCTGGATCGATTGGGCGGTGGTGCAGCTTGCGTGCCCGCGCGGAGTGCGCTTCGTGATGCATCGCAGCTACTACGATCTGTGGTATTTGAAGTGGTTTTTTAAAATTTTCCGCGTCATTCCGATCGGAGCGGGCGTGAGCAAAAGCGCGATCGAAAGCATCCGCGAGGCGCTAAATGCAGGCGAAGTAGTGGGGCTCTTCCCCGAAGGACACATCAGCTACAACGGCCGCATAGACGAGTTTCAGGGCGGATTTGAGCTCGCCGCGCACGATACGAACTCCGTAATCGTGCCTTTTTATATCAGAGGGCTTTGGGGGTCGACATTTTCGCGCGCCAGCGAGCATTATAAAAGAACGATCTCGCAAAGCGGCAAAAACGCACTTCGCGTAAGCTTCGGCGCGCCAATTGAGGCAAATTCCAAAGCGCACGAGGTAAAGCGCGCAGTAACGGAGCTGTCGTTTTTCAGCTGGGGCAAATACCTCGCAAGCCTAAAGCCGCTTGCCTACAACTGGCTAAATCAAGCCAAAAGATCGCCTTTTAAGCGCGTGGCGGTCGATAGCACTGGAGTGAGCTTCACAAATTTAGCGATGATGAGCGCCGTTTTGATACTTCGCAAAAGGCTAAAGAGTCGCATAAGCAGCGAGGAAAACGTCGGTATCATTTTGCCTAGCTCGGTCATCGCAAGCGCCGTAAATTTAACGCTTTTTGCGATGGGCAAAACGAGCGTAAATTTAAACTACACGCTAAGCGAGGAAAATTTAATCTACTGCGCGGATAAAGCAAACATCCGCACGATCATCAGCTCGCGCAAATTCGTAGAAAAGCTCAAATCAAAGGGCTTTGAGCTGGATAGTTCGATCGGCGATCGGCTCGTATACCTTGAGGATCTAAGCGAGGGCGTTTCTAAAAACGAGCGCATAGCCTGCGCGCTAAAATCGCTGCTAATGCCTAAAATTTTATTTCGCGCGCTGTATTTTAAGCCGCACGCGATAGATGACGTAGCAACCATTTTATTTAGCAGCGGCAGCGAGGGAAAGCCCAAAGGCGTGGTTCTGACGCATAAAAATATAATGGCGAATGTCCGTCAAATTTCAGAGCTCATAAACGCCAACGAGCACGATGCGATTTTAGCGTCGCTACCGATCTTTCACTGCTTCGGACTTACCGTAACGACGCTCTTTCCGCTAAACGACGGAATCTTAAGCATCCACGTGCCCGATCCTACGGACGCCTTTAGCGTCGGCAAGATGAGCGCAAAATACGGCGCTACGATAATGTTCGGCACGTCGACGTTTTTTAGGCTCTACACCAAAAATAAAAGGCTCAATCCGCTTATGCTAGCAAGCATTCGCCTGGCGATTGCGGGCGCGGAGAAGCTAAACGAAAACGTCCGCAAGGAATTTAAGATAAAATTCGGCATCGAAATTTACGAGGGCTACGGCACGACCGAGACTGCACCGGTGGTGAGCGTAAATACGCCGAACGTCCTCGAGCCCGATTTTTTCAAAGAGCTTCACTTCAACCGCGAAAAGAGCGTCGGCTTGCCGCTTGCGGGCACGGTCATAAAGATCACCGATCCCACCTCGCTACAGCCGCTGCCAAACGGGCAGGAGGGGCTTATCTTAATCGGCGGACATCAGGTTATGAAGGAGTACTACGATGAGCCGGCAAAAACCGCGGAGGCGATCGCGCAAATAAACGGCGTGCGCTACTACAAGAGCGGCGACATCGGCTATATCGACGACGATGGGTTTTTGTTTATCACCGACCGCCTTTCGCGCTTTGCCAAAATCGGTGGCGAGATGATCAGCCTGGGCGCGGTAGAGAGCGCCGTGGGCGAAATTTTAGGCGAAAGCGCGATCTATTCGTGCGTGAACCTAAAAGACGAGAAAAAGGGCGAAAAGATCGCTCTGCTTTACGTGGGCGAGGTGAGCGAGGATGAAATTTCGCGCCGCCTGAAGGACTCCGCGCTGGCGCCGATAATGCAGCCAAGCGTCGTAAAAAAGGTCGAGCAAATCCCGGTGCTAGGCAGCGGCAAGGTAAATCTCAAAGCGGTAAAGGATCTGGCGATAGAGCTCGGGCTTTAG
- a CDS encoding DUF2325 domain-containing protein, whose product MNVLVIGADEITPIKAVLKDLGASNIEHWDARNENRVNRKPIPQDTECVVMLTSFLNHNTMKKIKGEVKKRKIPLVCAKRSVSCVFCEYCKVFNLNQEFGCRPCEDD is encoded by the coding sequence ATGAACGTTTTAGTTATAGGAGCAGATGAGATTACGCCCATTAAGGCGGTTTTAAAAGACCTTGGCGCGAGCAATATCGAGCACTGGGATGCACGAAATGAAAATCGCGTAAATCGTAAGCCGATCCCGCAAGATACCGAGTGTGTCGTGATGCTTACGAGCTTTTTAAACCACAACACGATGAAAAAAATCAAAGGCGAAGTAAAAAAGCGCAAAATCCCGCTTGTATGCGCTAAAAGAAGCGTTAGCTGCGTATTTTGCGAATACTGTAAGGTTTTCAATTTAAATCAAGAATTTGGTTGCAGACCTTGTGAAGATGATTAA